The Polypterus senegalus isolate Bchr_013 chromosome 5, ASM1683550v1, whole genome shotgun sequence genome includes the window AATAGCAGCCCGTTACagcggttatatagcgcctttcacctcaGTGTATTGAAGTGCTTTATGTCTTAGCTCGTTGTCACTTACCATTATAGGACTTAACGGACTTGAcccaacatttgagatacaaggGGGGCTCCACCAGGGGGGCTTCACCAGGGTCACCCAGTGGCAGCAGTGAGGTTTGAACCTGCACCCTCAGAGTTTACAGTGTGCCACCCTGCCCAAggctatctatcattatatagcgcctttcacctctCGTCGTTTATCTCGTTAGGCCTTTTCTATTCGTTTCTTGTCGAGTGGCACGGCGTGCCAGCTCAGAGCTCTTTCATCTCCCCGTCTCTGTATAGCGCCTGTCagttcacttctgtttttttttttctttccatatagcgcctttcccagacACCGAGCGCTGTGACAagtttgattttatgatttattaaaagcagaactcgtacacataaagacacagcagaCAGGATAACAAAACGGACCCCGATTTGCCCCAATGGCGCCCGGCGGTTTCTGCCCACTGATTGTTGAGCGGagggaaggcgctatatagcgagAAGTGTCTGTGGGGGAGGCAGACACAAGAAGTGACATGATGGAGCTGATGGGCGCTGCAGGGTGGCACTGCCACGTTACAAGTTGGTTACTTGACAACAAGACGCCTGTAAATctctttatagcgcctttcagtccATGCTGGTGTCACGCGATGGCCGAGCGTTGACCGCTTTTTAGCACCAAACACGCCCATCCAGAGTGGGGGTCCCAGCAGGCACCGTGCATCAGGCAGTAAGAACACCAGGATGGGGTGCCAGCCCGTCGCAGGGTGAACACGCACATCGGGGGCCAATTTAGCTTCGCCAGCCCACCTAAATGGCACGTCTTTGGGACGACACCAGAGCCACTGAAGGAAGCCCACCAGaacacaggtagaacatgcagACTCAGATGTGAGGGTCTCCTTGTTGTGCCCTCGATTCGCACACGTATTTGAGAATGTCACCGGACTGGTGGCAGTGACTCAGTGATGctgtcatgtagtgcctttcctgtctgtccCACTAACAATGCCACTGCAGTGTGGTGACGGATTTCATGTTAATTGGCACACGTAAGCCAGAATTTCAGGGGACTCCTGTCATTAAGGTCCCTGTAAAGAGTGACATCTGTTTTGTGACAGGATGGGCAGTGATGACCGCTGAGTGGACGGCGGCAgacgttttattttatttcacgtTCTTTTGGTGTCCCTTTGAAGGAGTGGGTCACGGTGCCACTTGTCTTTCAGGCGGTGACAAACCCTGGAGCAGCTTGTCCTCATCACATGCGGTGTGATGGCCGCCTGTCTCTTCCTCGTTCCTCTCTTAATTGTCCTGTCGTTTGATTTTTCGGCCCCCCACGGTCAGCCGTGTCCCCCTAAGAGGGCTGAgctttggcaaacttcaggcctTTTCACAGCATTCCACTTGGGTTGGGTGGGCGAGTGTGCCAAAGTGCCCACCTGTTCACTTAGAGGGCAGGCTGGTGAAAGTTGTCACCTTTGGCACAGTTTGGCGCCATCTTCGTCCTCAGCTCCTTATCTAAGCTCTTTGTGAATTCCAGGAGTGGCAGGGAGGTGCCAGGCCTAGACGTGGGCTTCTCTGTGTGGCTGCCCGGGCACCCGTGTTTCTCCGCGGTGGTCTTTGTGTTCCTTTTCAATGCTCTTTGTCACCCATGTCACACTGTGACAAGGGTGGATAGTGTCGCCCCCTAGGGCAGTGACTGTAAATCACATAAGACTTCAGCTGAGTGCCGGAGCCCGCAGTGCCCCACGGGTAACCTCCATTTGTTTTGCCCTCCATGCCCCGAATCTGCAGCTCAAGCTGGAACTCGGCCCCCAAATCATGTCAGTCCACTGAGTTTCAGAGCCCCTCAAAGCTTCACTCCTGTGTGCTCAGCAGGGAGTGCCACTGTGGCCTGGTTGCCATGTTTGCAGTGCCAGTCCACGTGCCCACCTTATTCTTTCCTCTGTCATCGTCATAGAACTGAAGTGACGAGGAGTGGGCCCTGTACTTGCCAGGTGGAAAACCCAGTCAgcctttctcatttgcctttcttCCCTGGCAGGCGCCATGCAGGAGAGCCGATGACGGTGCCCATCGCCAGCCGCCCCGTGACATGGAGAATGCTTTGAGCAGAAGCCTGGACTCCAGAGGCTCCCTGCCCACCTCGGGCTCCGTCTCTCCGGCACAACTGGCAGCCAGGCTGGACTCGTACGAGACGGGGGGCCGCAGGTCGATCTCGGATGTGCGGCGGACCTTCTGCCTCTTTGTCACCTTTGATCTCCTCTTCATCACCCTGCTGTGGATCATCGAGTTGAATGTAAGTGCCCCGCGGCGGGGACGGTGGGTCGCTGTGGGCGGTTGAGCCGTTTGGCTCGGGCACTTCATGGCTTTCATGTGACGTAGCgcctttcccagctcggccccctTTGGCATCGCCCTCCCCTCGAGTCACTCGTTCCCAGCTGCCCACCGTCCTGGACCCCACTGCTGCTCTAATTGGCTTTTCTTATCTTTTGCCCACCTTGAGCTGCTGGGACCAGTTTTGTTTGCCTGCACTCCTTGTGCCTGTGTGAGAGATGAGTGGGCAGtacggtggactggcacccctcTAAGATTTGGTTCCTGCTGACCCCCCACCTCATATTTCCCAGAAGCCCCTGGACTTTCCCCGACTCTGCAGTTCCACGTCTCTCCAGTAGAAACCCCCTACACTAACATATTGGGATTCTGCCATCTGCCCCTTTCTGGACCCTCCCAGCTCTGCCAATGTCTGCTCCTTTTTGTTCCTCAGTCCTGTAATACCTTGAGTGCCAGGCCTGTGCCAGAATTTGACAAAAGTGCAGCAGGTGGGTCTCCTTGGCCCCCTGTCACACCATCGGCTCCTTAGAGTAGCTGTGACAAAGTGACACACCTGTCACAAGGCTCCCAAATGAAACTTCAGGATGAAGTTGAGACCCTGTAGTCGGGTGACATGTTGGCACCTCCTGACTCATGTGCCACACCTGGCCCTGGGCTGCACACTGATGTGAcgatgcaaggcgctatataatggctGATAGTCCCACTGGGATTTCAGGTTTGTTCCTCCATTTTGTGTGTGGCCGGTGGTCCGAGTCACAATGCGGGGGGCAAGGTGGTCTTTTAAAAGTCCCAAGTGACCCCCGTGTCTTGTCTTGCAGGTCAACGGGGGCATCCAGGAGAGGCTGAAGGAGGAGATCCTGCATTACGACTACCACAGCTCGTTCTTTGACATCTTCGTAAGTAGCGGTGGGGCTCTCCCTGGTGACCAACATGTCACTTgtcctttgtcattttgttgtcCTAAGCCCTGCCAGTCTCTCTTGTCATCTCCTTGTCTGCCCGCCGTGCTCCTCTCTGGTCCTCCCACGTTGTGCGTGTCTGGCAGGTGGGCCTGCCCCTGCCCCTGACCCTAACGCTGTCCCATCTTTGTCATTGCAGGTCATCGCCGTTTTCCGTTTCGCCGTCCTGATCCTCGCTTATGCTGTGTGCCAGCTGCGACATTGGTGGGCCGTAGCGGTGAGTTGGCTAACTATTTTTTTCTGTCAGATGCCCTGTCGTGGATGAGCAGAGGGCACCTCAAGTTCCACGGCCATTCGGGGAGTTGGCACACAGCTGGGTTGATGGGTGTGCGAGGGCATCAGCTGTGGCCAAGTAACAGGTGATCCAAGGAAAGCTAAACATAGCTGGCTGGCATCAGGCGGGCACCAAAAACCCAGACAATAACAGAAAAGTGAGGATGGGACGGGCATGGGGAGGGAGGGACAAGCTGGCATGCGTTGTTAGAACAATTAATTAGCATAAAGGCGTGGCCAGCTGCTGCTGTCCTGTGAAGTCCCCTTCAGTTTGGTGACGTCATCACaatgccagccactttgtgtcggAATGCCGTTGTAGTTGGCCGTATTGTTTCTGGTTATGGTGCCCAGTGACCTGCCATGGGCCTAAAAGATAATGCCCTGCAGTGATTGGCATCCATGCCCCTGGCATTAACGACAGCTTCGCCACTCGTGAGGCGAGCTGGGATTTTGGCCTGTTAGCTTTGTGTCTGCCTCCCTCCTCCCCTGACTGAGCCCACCTTGTTGAAGCGACTGCCCCTTGACTGGTCacgttgtcactttgtcattgagGGTCACTGTGCGGAGCTTGATGGGTGACAAGTGTCCTCGTGTAAAAGTACATCTGCAGCACAGCGAAGGCGCCTGATGACTTTGTGAGTCCAGTTTAAGGGGTCACTTTAGGCCCCACAAGAGCCAGCACTGGTGACTGAGGTGACTTCTGATGTCAGCGTCAAGGGGGTCTTCACATCAGAAATCCTGAGGGACGTTGGCCGCCTGAAGGTGACTTCCTGCCAGCGCTGCGTCTTTTATCAGATAAGCAGAACAAAGTCCTCTCGTCATAAAGAGCCAGCTGTGCACACGGAAATACAAGGAGGTGTCTGTCACTTGTCACCAAATGCCACACCCAGTGGTCTTGTCACGCCGTCTCACTCAATT containing:
- the stard3nl gene encoding STARD3 N-terminal-like protein — its product is MENALSRSLDSRGSLPTSGSVSPAQLAARLDSYETGGRRSISDVRRTFCLFVTFDLLFITLLWIIELNVNGGIQERLKEEILHYDYHSSFFDIFVIAVFRFAVLILAYAVCQLRHWWAVAVTTAVTSAFLIVKVILSKLLSQGAFGYLLPIISFILAWIETWFLDFKVLPQETENENRLFSISAPSERAALLQPGPLSDGQFYSPPESVADSDEDIEEKHDHEKPVL